The following proteins come from a genomic window of Paenibacillus swuensis:
- a CDS encoding AAA family ATPase yields the protein MKPIRLKLAGLQSYREAQEIDFTELTEAGVFGIFGPTGSGKSSILDAITLALYGKVERAPLGTQGILNQFEQSLTVAFTFELTSASGKRRYRIERQYKRIGEVSVSNTVCRFVHILPEGEEVTADKQVDVNAAVEDLIGLSMQDFTRAVVLPQGKFAEFLSLKGSDRRQMLQRLFHLEAYGDVLNGRLNHRTKETNMSLKQTEAEQQGLGDASAEALQAAEGRLQLASESAQRQRKLLLEVNETYERLKRVRDRHQERANVYAQLEVLESSDGQIQEQERLLTLHAAAERLLPLLKDWQGAGMAVEDCVRKLEEGKRLRNEAESLHTQAEEACKKAGQELSLHEGSLILRLNQLKQAKELETEIGALRREASELTAKQTEAEGQLADLRQRIAKERAMLEKAIVRQAELQEALKGNEVRPEQRQRLHEASRQRHELLSLRKQQAALATEAAAKRAACHAQEQAASELLRAEQAGDAQLGALAAELAEAGIAADAGAAGLRELLAEAAQLLERERIADRERSAMALAAQLAAHLHDGTPCPVCGSAAHPQPAQGPEAAPADGGAAERLQQLLERLRGLSPEVKQLQLLHQGLAAQLAERLPAGGALAAAGLAAEPTPAAPASAADAEVSRLSATPSALSAEAALASLLSRTDELEESLNLAISKAQQHAEQLRTLIRHGEMTRRQRHEHEAELKASQGITTEVLRKYEEANRALLDTQKLWSERYADLPEEALESALEQLAEKDRQVQSIRESLEKSVPYIDQARLNIERLQLALADLDREEAHRKAIFGGKRELLQEKEERLDEWTGKIPADRLIVETTVRLDGLRDRVAHTKKESADTASAYQQLLQRWSMLTQALQSAQEQCDKLDLAWRQALETSLFKDTEQVSAALLSEAKAQDWMKAIREHRERQHALRGKLEHIDAQLQGAVVTESKWQEIVDQCVTVKEADEAALRELAKSERDLEELTGRHERWKGLEAGRGKLQELYNRLSQLQSVFRGNAFVEFIAEEQLTQVSRAASERLGFLTRQRYALEVDSSGGFVIRDDANGGLRRPVSTLSGGETFLTSLALALALSGQIQLRGEYPLEFFFLDEGFGTLDQDLLDTVITSLEKLHGDRLSVGVISHVPELRARLPRKLVVSPAESSGKGSRIHLETL from the coding sequence TTGAAACCGATCCGGTTGAAATTAGCAGGCTTACAGAGTTACAGGGAAGCCCAGGAGATTGACTTCACGGAGTTGACGGAAGCAGGTGTATTCGGCATCTTCGGACCGACCGGAAGCGGTAAATCTTCCATACTGGACGCCATTACATTGGCGCTATACGGCAAGGTTGAGCGTGCGCCGCTAGGTACACAGGGTATTTTGAACCAATTCGAACAGAGTTTGACGGTCGCCTTCACCTTTGAATTAACATCGGCTTCAGGCAAGCGGCGTTACCGGATCGAACGACAATATAAGCGTATCGGCGAAGTATCGGTGTCGAATACGGTATGCCGATTTGTACATATCCTTCCGGAAGGTGAGGAAGTTACAGCGGACAAGCAGGTGGATGTCAATGCGGCGGTTGAAGACCTGATTGGGTTATCGATGCAGGATTTCACCCGCGCTGTCGTACTGCCCCAAGGGAAATTTGCTGAATTCCTGTCTCTTAAGGGGAGTGACCGCCGTCAGATGCTGCAGCGCTTGTTTCATCTTGAAGCATACGGAGACGTGCTTAACGGTCGTTTGAACCACAGAACGAAAGAAACGAACATGTCTCTAAAGCAGACGGAGGCGGAGCAGCAAGGTCTTGGCGATGCATCCGCTGAAGCGTTGCAAGCGGCGGAGGGCCGGTTGCAGCTTGCTTCAGAGTCGGCTCAGCGTCAGCGAAAGCTTCTTCTGGAAGTCAACGAAACCTATGAGCGGCTGAAGCGTGTGCGGGATCGTCATCAAGAGCGGGCAAACGTATATGCTCAACTGGAGGTATTGGAGTCGTCGGACGGTCAAATACAGGAACAGGAACGGTTGTTGACCTTGCACGCGGCGGCGGAACGTTTGCTTCCCCTTCTTAAGGACTGGCAGGGCGCGGGCATGGCGGTTGAGGATTGTGTTCGCAAGCTGGAGGAAGGCAAGCGTCTGCGGAATGAGGCGGAGAGCTTGCATACTCAGGCTGAGGAAGCTTGCAAAAAGGCCGGTCAGGAATTGTCCTTACATGAAGGAAGTCTGATTCTGCGGTTAAATCAACTGAAACAAGCCAAAGAACTGGAAACGGAAATCGGGGCACTGCGTCGTGAGGCATCCGAGTTGACCGCGAAGCAAACGGAAGCCGAAGGTCAGTTGGCTGACTTGCGGCAGCGTATAGCCAAGGAACGGGCTATGCTGGAGAAAGCGATTGTTCGCCAAGCGGAGCTGCAGGAAGCGCTGAAAGGGAACGAAGTTCGTCCGGAGCAGCGTCAGCGCCTGCATGAGGCTTCCAGGCAGCGGCATGAGTTGCTGAGCCTGCGCAAGCAACAGGCCGCGCTGGCGACGGAGGCGGCTGCCAAGCGCGCCGCCTGCCATGCGCAAGAGCAGGCCGCGTCGGAGCTGCTCCGCGCGGAACAGGCGGGCGACGCGCAGCTTGGCGCGCTCGCCGCCGAGCTGGCCGAAGCCGGCATCGCCGCGGATGCCGGCGCGGCCGGGCTCCGGGAGCTGCTGGCCGAAGCGGCGCAGCTCCTGGAGCGGGAGCGCATCGCCGACCGGGAGCGGTCGGCGATGGCGCTTGCGGCGCAGCTGGCGGCGCATCTGCACGACGGCACACCGTGTCCGGTGTGCGGGTCGGCGGCGCATCCGCAGCCTGCGCAAGGGCCTGAGGCGGCTCCTGCCGACGGCGGCGCCGCGGAGCGGCTGCAGCAGCTCCTGGAGCGCTTGCGCGGCCTGAGCCCTGAGGTGAAGCAGCTGCAGCTGCTTCACCAGGGGCTGGCCGCGCAGCTCGCGGAGCGGCTGCCAGCCGGCGGGGCGCTGGCGGCGGCGGGATTGGCCGCCGAGCCAACGCCTGCGGCGCCTGCATCGGCAGCCGATGCGGAGGTGTCGCGGTTATCCGCGACACCGTCAGCTTTATCTGCCGAAGCGGCGCTGGCAAGCTTGTTGTCAAGAACAGATGAATTGGAAGAGTCTCTGAATCTCGCGATTTCAAAGGCGCAACAACATGCGGAGCAGCTAAGGACTTTGATTCGTCACGGTGAGATGACGCGCAGACAAAGGCATGAACACGAAGCAGAGCTCAAAGCGTCCCAAGGAATTACAACTGAGGTTTTACGTAAATATGAAGAAGCCAACCGAGCGCTGCTCGACACCCAGAAGCTCTGGTCCGAACGCTATGCTGATTTGCCCGAGGAGGCTTTAGAAAGCGCTTTGGAACAGTTAGCGGAGAAGGACCGGCAGGTACAATCCATACGTGAGTCTTTAGAGAAGAGTGTGCCGTATATTGATCAAGCCCGATTAAATATCGAGCGCCTTCAGCTTGCGTTGGCTGATCTGGACCGTGAGGAGGCGCACAGGAAAGCGATATTTGGCGGTAAGCGGGAACTGCTTCAGGAGAAAGAAGAGCGCTTGGATGAATGGACGGGCAAGATACCCGCTGATCGATTAATAGTAGAGACTACGGTCCGGTTGGATGGTCTGAGAGACCGTGTCGCACACACGAAGAAGGAATCCGCAGACACAGCTAGTGCTTACCAGCAGCTATTACAAAGATGGAGTATGCTGACGCAGGCGCTGCAATCCGCCCAAGAACAATGCGATAAATTGGATCTGGCTTGGCGCCAGGCGTTAGAGACTTCACTGTTCAAGGATACGGAACAAGTAAGCGCCGCTTTACTTTCAGAAGCGAAGGCTCAAGATTGGATGAAGGCCATTCGTGAACATCGGGAGCGTCAACACGCCTTGCGTGGAAAGCTTGAACATATTGATGCTCAGCTTCAAGGCGCCGTGGTAACCGAGTCCAAGTGGCAAGAGATCGTTGATCAATGCGTAACTGTCAAGGAAGCCGATGAAGCCGCGTTGAGGGAGCTTGCCAAATCAGAGCGGGATCTGGAAGAGCTTACAGGACGTCATGAGCGGTGGAAGGGACTGGAAGCCGGAAGAGGGAAGCTTCAAGAACTTTATAACAGGCTTAGTCAGTTGCAAAGTGTGTTCAGGGGGAACGCATTCGTGGAGTTCATTGCGGAAGAACAATTAACGCAAGTCAGCCGCGCCGCTTCTGAGCGGTTGGGTTTCCTGACCAGGCAGCGTTATGCGTTGGAGGTCGATTCTTCAGGCGGCTTTGTGATCCGCGATGATGCGAACGGAGGATTAAGACGGCCGGTTTCAACGCTTTCAGGAGGCGAAACTTTCCTTACATCCCTGGCGTTGGCATTGGCTCTATCCGGACAGATTCAGCTTCGGGGAGAATATCCGCTGGAATTTTTCTTCTTGGACGAAGGGTTTGGAACGCTGGACCAGGATTTACTGGATACGGTCATTACATCCTTAGAAAAGCTGCACGGGGACCGATTATCGGTCGGCGTCATCTCCCATGTTCCGGAGCTTCGGGCGAGATTACCGCGTAAGCTGGTCGTATCGCCGGCGGAGTCATCGGGCAAAGGCAGCAGAATTCATCTGGAAACATTATAA
- a CDS encoding exonuclease SbcCD subunit D encodes MRILHTADWHLGRMLEGRGRLEEQAAFVDEIIEIVEREGIDLVLIAGDVYDTVNPPAAAEQLFYEGVSRLSDGGRRPVVVIAGNHDNPDRIAAAGPLANERNITLVGLPTANVQEIGISRTGERAKLFSLPYPSESRLREVLTDSTDEAVLRGAYTAKVAHLVAQQAPAFGPDTVNLLMSHIYVLGGAETDSERPIQVGGAYTVDTAALTAQGLQYVALGHLHRPQTLKASVPIRYSGSPLAYSFSEAGQAKSVTILEAAPGQPVQLREVFLSSGHPLVRWRAVQGISQVHAWFDEGKDLAAWIDLELHLTEALSMEQIQTLRKERGKLVNIRVIYPDTLDAERSAAREELPIDELFRRFYTKQTGGAEADAETIRLFLELVGESGDASERGDAS; translated from the coding sequence ATGCGTATTTTGCATACAGCGGATTGGCATCTGGGTCGAATGCTCGAAGGCAGGGGCCGACTCGAGGAACAGGCCGCATTCGTTGATGAAATTATTGAGATTGTAGAGCGGGAAGGAATTGATCTCGTATTGATCGCGGGAGATGTGTACGATACGGTCAATCCCCCGGCGGCGGCTGAGCAATTATTTTATGAAGGTGTATCTCGTCTCTCCGATGGGGGCAGGCGTCCTGTCGTGGTAATTGCAGGTAATCATGACAACCCCGATCGGATAGCCGCCGCGGGTCCGCTTGCGAATGAAAGGAATATCACGCTTGTCGGATTGCCAACAGCGAATGTCCAGGAAATTGGGATTTCTCGCACGGGTGAGCGTGCCAAATTATTTTCGTTACCCTATCCGTCGGAATCGCGCTTGCGCGAAGTGTTGACGGACAGTACGGATGAAGCGGTGTTGCGAGGCGCGTATACGGCCAAAGTCGCCCATCTGGTAGCTCAGCAAGCTCCTGCGTTTGGGCCGGATACCGTTAATTTATTGATGAGTCATATTTACGTCTTGGGCGGAGCGGAAACCGACTCGGAGCGCCCGATTCAAGTAGGTGGAGCCTATACCGTCGATACTGCCGCACTTACTGCGCAAGGTTTACAATATGTCGCTTTGGGGCATTTGCACAGGCCGCAAACGCTTAAAGCGTCAGTACCGATACGTTACAGCGGTTCCCCGCTGGCTTACAGCTTCTCCGAAGCAGGTCAGGCGAAGTCCGTGACCATTCTCGAAGCGGCGCCCGGACAACCGGTACAGCTGCGGGAAGTGTTCCTGTCCAGCGGCCACCCGCTGGTGCGTTGGCGCGCGGTTCAAGGAATCAGTCAGGTACACGCTTGGTTTGATGAGGGGAAAGATCTGGCCGCCTGGATTGATTTGGAGCTCCACCTGACGGAAGCTCTTTCCATGGAACAAATTCAGACGCTGCGCAAGGAACGCGGCAAGCTGGTCAATATTCGCGTAATCTATCCGGACACCTTGGATGCGGAGCGATCCGCGGCCCGGGAAGAACTGCCGATCGATGAGTTGTTCCGAAGGTTCTACACGAAACAAACCGGCGGAGCGGAAGCGGATGCCGAAACGATTCGATTATTTCTGGAATTGGTAGGCGAGAGCGGAGACGCGTCGGAAAGGGGAGATGCCTCTTGA
- the rpsU gene encoding 30S ribosomal protein S21: MSETKVRKNETIDAALRRFKRSIAKDGVLAEVKKRKHYEKPSVKRKKKSEAARKRKF, translated from the coding sequence GTGTCTGAAACTAAAGTTCGCAAAAATGAAACAATTGATGCTGCACTTCGCCGCTTTAAGCGTTCCATCGCCAAAGACGGTGTACTTGCAGAAGTGAAAAAGCGTAAACATTATGAGAAGCCAAGTGTAAAACGCAAGAAGAAATCTGAGGCTGCTCGTAAGAGAAAGTTTTAG
- a CDS encoding histidine triad nucleotide-binding protein, which translates to MDCIFCKIVEGSIPSSKVFEDEFVLAFRDIQPAAPTHILIIPKKHIATMNDVAEEDYAIIGDIHRAAQHIAREQGIAETGYRLINNCGTDSGQLVFHIHYHLVGGENLGPLLSKA; encoded by the coding sequence TTGGATTGTATTTTTTGCAAAATTGTCGAGGGCTCGATCCCTTCCAGTAAAGTATTTGAAGATGAATTCGTTCTGGCGTTTCGAGACATTCAGCCCGCGGCTCCGACGCATATTCTGATCATCCCTAAGAAGCATATCGCCACGATGAACGATGTTGCGGAAGAAGACTACGCCATAATCGGAGATATTCACCGTGCCGCCCAGCATATTGCGAGGGAGCAAGGCATTGCGGAAACGGGATATCGCTTGATTAACAACTGCGGAACCGACAGCGGGCAGTTGGTGTTCCATATCCATTATCATTTGGTCGGCGGGGAGAATTTGGGACCATTATTATCTAAAGCTTAG
- a CDS encoding putative bifunctional diguanylate cyclase/phosphodiesterase, translated as MNSNNAPYFAYGHALIPSILTLLYLFDGQSAALLPIIVLSVIWTIVLIWRHTVSKHLQQDLLTRSVGIYMVVDSLLISLIFTLPEWGLQVQPTWLVLLFLAFYASEIGIAAAVIFTVLGMANLCLYAVVQHEPLVTMETFFICMGMVLFIIYVSKITSHLRQMAHYDALTLLPNRFSFREKLAASISAKGKSDMELAIFFLDLDQFKYVNDTMGHSAGDFLLKTVADRLKSCLPPGAMLARMGGDEFGLLMTGDSTAALAIAEEMVAALKTSLMVGGKEVFTTSSIGIALYPDDGLDANTLMKNADTALYSVKKEGRNNVRFYEHPASSHRFERVTMTTMLRHAVERKEFVVYYQPRVATASGKTICLEALVRWIHPQQGIIHPDEFIPLAEETGLIIPIGEQVLELACRQLKRWMDQGYPALGISVNLSPRQFSHTHLAETIRRVLRETGLSPSLLEFEVTETAAMQDVNQAIVILQQLKDMGLRIVIDDFGTGYSSLNYLKKFPIDGLKIDRSFISGIHDNSDDAAIVTAIILLAKTLGLQVTGEGVETAEQYGFLQSRQCDEAQGYYFGKPMPQHMLQEWLELGQMRQSG; from the coding sequence ATGAATTCTAATAATGCTCCCTATTTTGCGTATGGTCATGCGTTAATTCCGTCGATTCTTACGCTATTATATTTGTTTGACGGTCAATCTGCCGCTCTGTTACCTATCATTGTTCTTTCTGTTATATGGACGATCGTGCTGATCTGGAGACATACCGTCTCCAAACACTTGCAACAAGACTTGCTTACCCGTTCGGTGGGCATCTACATGGTGGTGGACAGTCTCTTAATTTCACTTATCTTCACTCTACCGGAGTGGGGGTTGCAGGTACAGCCGACTTGGTTGGTATTGCTGTTTCTGGCTTTTTACGCATCTGAAATCGGTATTGCGGCAGCTGTCATTTTCACTGTTCTCGGCATGGCCAATCTGTGTCTGTATGCCGTCGTTCAACACGAGCCTTTGGTTACGATGGAAACATTCTTCATCTGTATGGGTATGGTGCTGTTCATTATTTATGTAAGCAAAATAACCAGTCATCTTCGGCAAATGGCGCACTATGACGCGTTGACGTTGTTGCCAAACCGGTTTTCGTTTCGTGAAAAACTGGCGGCTTCCATTTCAGCAAAGGGAAAATCAGATATGGAGCTGGCGATTTTCTTCCTTGATTTGGACCAATTTAAGTATGTGAATGATACGATGGGTCACTCCGCCGGCGATTTCCTGCTCAAAACCGTGGCTGATCGGCTAAAATCCTGTCTGCCTCCCGGGGCTATGCTTGCCCGTATGGGCGGTGATGAGTTTGGTTTGTTAATGACAGGTGATTCCACGGCTGCCTTGGCGATTGCGGAAGAGATGGTTGCCGCGCTTAAAACTTCTCTCATGGTCGGAGGGAAAGAAGTGTTTACGACTTCAAGTATCGGCATCGCCCTGTATCCGGATGACGGTCTGGATGCCAATACGTTGATGAAGAACGCGGATACCGCTCTTTACTCGGTCAAGAAAGAAGGCAGGAACAATGTCCGTTTCTATGAGCATCCCGCGTCGTCCCATCGGTTTGAACGGGTTACGATGACAACCATGTTAAGACATGCCGTGGAACGGAAAGAATTCGTTGTTTATTATCAGCCCCGTGTGGCTACGGCCAGCGGAAAGACCATTTGTTTGGAGGCGCTTGTTCGTTGGATTCATCCGCAGCAAGGGATCATTCATCCGGATGAGTTTATCCCGCTTGCGGAAGAAACGGGGCTCATCATCCCGATTGGTGAACAAGTGCTGGAGTTGGCTTGCAGGCAGCTTAAACGATGGATGGATCAAGGTTACCCCGCCTTGGGAATCAGTGTGAACCTGTCCCCTCGTCAGTTCAGTCACACCCACCTGGCCGAAACCATACGCCGGGTATTACGGGAAACGGGCTTGAGTCCTTCCTTGCTGGAATTCGAAGTCACGGAAACGGCAGCCATGCAAGATGTGAATCAAGCCATCGTAATTCTTCAGCAGCTTAAAGATATGGGGCTGCGCATCGTAATTGATGATTTCGGGACTGGCTATTCCTCTCTCAATTATCTTAAGAAGTTCCCGATTGACGGCCTTAAGATTGACCGTTCCTTTATTAGCGGCATCCATGACAACAGCGATGACGCCGCCATCGTAACGGCCATTATTCTGCTGGCCAAGACATTGGGCCTGCAGGTTACAGGCGAAGGCGTTGAAACGGCTGAGCAATATGGTTTCCTTCAAAGCAGACAATGCGATGAGGCGCAAGGCTATTACTTCGGCAAACCGATGCCGCAGCATATGCTGCAGGAATGGCTGGAGCTTGGACAAATGAGACAAAGCGGATAA
- the addA gene encoding helicase-exonuclease AddAB subunit AddA codes for MTEQDKVNAWIPVAKPAHATWTDDQWSAITRGGQNMLVAAAAGSGKTAVLVERIIRKIASSEEPMDADRLLVATFTKAAAAEMKERIREALEGELVKSPDSDHLRRQLALMNRASITTLHSFCMEVIQKYFQLVPLDPGFRIANETEAELMRQDVLEEQVEELYETGGVDGRFWRLAESFGGERNDDVLFSLIQNLYDFSRSHPWPEAWLLQTAKSFEMETLEELEESEWFLAIRSDVRMELRGALDSLRQALKLAESPGGPKPYAANLQDDLALIGYLLEVADGERWEHLYHAFQGAGFGKLKPCKADETDKAVQDQVKALREQAKKQLVSIRDELFEREPAEYLRELTALAPLMQELVRIVISFGAKYAEAKTEKGLVDFADLEHFCLQILRSPDSTPDQLLPSEAAEQYRERFMEVLLDEYQDTNMVQEAIVELISREGAGNRFMVGDVKQSIYRFRLADPGLFLAKYKSFAEQETKGLRIDLARNFRSRAEIVDGVNFIFKQLMNENVAEINYDQRAELVCGATYPTGAETGYQDYAVEMLLYNRGANAADDDEDDELSDANGTSSADSLDSDEGSGAPTDSALSDLRELATAELEAELITLQIRKLLALDGGDRPFQVYDKRTKGMRSGSFRDIVILLRATQAWSPVMMERLRAAGIPAYAELSTGYFQATEVEVILSLLKIIDNPYQDIPLAGVLRSPLYAFTAEELAQIRIAGTASASGATGGQGFYGAVLQALEPDPEHTPLGDTPYRLSDMLRDRLTAFTERLDRWREEARQGSLADLIWNIYRETGYYDLVGGMPGGIQRQANLRALYDRSRQYEATSFRGLFRFLRFIERMQDGGGDLGAARALGEQEDVVRIMSIHKSKGLEFPVVFVAGLSKAFNQSDLKSNFLLHKKLGFGPKFVDTALRLSYPTLPNLAIKRSMRMEMLAEEMRVLYVALTRPKEKLYLVSAVKDLEKQMAKWSAAMEATDWSLPEPMLARARSYLDWLGPALMRHPASITLKQEWGLAVHTPVLMAEEPSRFRIHVLSGGIQADLEAAAGSEGEGEREVLLSYLQQAVPLQKVSETEDKLESQVSSRLNWQYPDAEATGYFTKTTVTEMKRLKTWMPSEEEAEALPVGPAAASNSESAQSSWIRRPRFLEARKLTPAERGIAYHAVMQQLPLSADIDHEVILNEIAAMVEREQLTEEQSNVIDAAVVSDFFRSPLGQALCRSPRVQREIPFSRILEARRVYPDAIDTSSANENILIQGVIDCVFEKEDGGLVLLDYKTDSLHGGDGQAASERYQVQLDLYAEAVEQIWKRPVTEMYLFFFDGARIVEMSKSSDGSGAV; via the coding sequence GTGACTGAACAAGACAAAGTTAACGCCTGGATCCCGGTGGCCAAGCCTGCCCATGCGACATGGACGGATGATCAGTGGAGCGCCATTACCAGAGGCGGACAGAATATGCTGGTTGCGGCGGCGGCCGGATCCGGGAAGACGGCGGTACTCGTCGAGCGAATTATACGAAAAATCGCCTCCTCGGAGGAGCCGATGGATGCGGATCGCCTACTGGTGGCTACTTTTACGAAAGCCGCGGCGGCCGAGATGAAAGAGCGTATCCGTGAAGCGCTCGAGGGTGAATTGGTAAAGAGTCCGGACTCCGACCACTTAAGGCGCCAATTGGCGCTTATGAACCGGGCTTCCATTACGACACTGCATTCCTTCTGCATGGAGGTTATTCAGAAGTACTTCCAGCTCGTACCGCTTGATCCAGGCTTCCGTATTGCTAACGAAACCGAAGCGGAACTGATGCGTCAGGATGTGTTGGAAGAGCAGGTAGAAGAGTTGTATGAAACCGGAGGAGTGGACGGCCGTTTCTGGAGGTTAGCGGAAAGCTTCGGCGGTGAGCGCAATGATGATGTGTTGTTCTCCTTGATACAGAATCTGTATGATTTCTCCCGAAGTCATCCCTGGCCGGAGGCGTGGTTGTTACAAACCGCGAAATCCTTTGAAATGGAAACTCTGGAGGAACTGGAAGAATCGGAGTGGTTTCTTGCGATTCGCAGCGATGTCCGGATGGAGCTTAGAGGAGCGTTGGACTCCCTGCGTCAAGCTCTGAAGTTAGCGGAGTCCCCCGGCGGTCCGAAGCCATATGCGGCTAATTTACAAGACGATTTGGCTCTGATCGGTTATTTATTGGAAGTGGCTGACGGAGAGCGTTGGGAGCACTTGTATCACGCATTTCAAGGAGCGGGATTCGGAAAGCTGAAGCCTTGCAAGGCTGACGAGACCGACAAAGCCGTTCAAGATCAGGTTAAGGCGCTCCGGGAACAAGCCAAGAAACAGTTGGTTTCCATCAGGGACGAACTTTTCGAGCGGGAACCGGCCGAATATTTGCGGGAGCTTACAGCGCTGGCTCCATTGATGCAGGAGCTCGTGCGGATTGTCATTTCGTTTGGCGCCAAATACGCCGAAGCGAAAACCGAAAAAGGCCTCGTCGACTTTGCGGATTTGGAACACTTTTGCCTGCAGATTCTGCGCAGTCCGGATTCCACGCCAGATCAGTTGTTGCCGTCCGAGGCGGCCGAACAGTACAGAGAGCGGTTTATGGAAGTGCTGCTGGATGAATACCAAGATACCAACATGGTGCAGGAAGCGATTGTGGAGCTCATTTCCCGGGAGGGTGCGGGCAACCGTTTCATGGTAGGCGATGTGAAACAGAGCATTTATCGTTTCCGACTTGCGGACCCCGGTTTATTCCTGGCTAAATATAAATCTTTCGCTGAACAGGAAACAAAGGGACTACGAATTGACTTGGCCCGGAACTTTCGCAGCCGTGCGGAAATTGTCGACGGTGTAAACTTTATCTTTAAACAGTTAATGAACGAGAACGTTGCCGAAATTAACTATGATCAACGGGCTGAACTGGTATGCGGGGCAACATACCCGACAGGCGCGGAGACCGGGTATCAGGATTATGCCGTAGAAATGTTGCTGTACAATCGCGGTGCGAATGCGGCGGACGACGATGAAGATGATGAGCTTTCGGATGCAAACGGAACAAGCAGTGCAGATTCCTTGGATTCGGATGAGGGGAGCGGTGCGCCGACAGACTCGGCATTATCGGATTTGCGCGAACTGGCGACAGCGGAGCTTGAAGCGGAACTGATCACGTTGCAGATTCGCAAATTGCTCGCATTGGACGGCGGTGACAGACCCTTTCAGGTGTATGACAAAAGAACGAAAGGCATGCGCAGCGGTTCGTTCCGCGACATTGTTATTTTGCTGCGCGCTACGCAGGCGTGGTCTCCTGTCATGATGGAACGGCTGCGGGCTGCGGGCATTCCGGCTTATGCGGAGCTGAGCACGGGGTATTTTCAAGCAACGGAAGTGGAAGTCATTCTGTCTCTGCTGAAAATCATAGACAATCCTTATCAGGATATTCCTTTAGCAGGTGTGTTACGTTCGCCGCTTTACGCGTTTACAGCGGAAGAGCTGGCTCAAATTCGAATTGCGGGAACGGCTTCCGCTTCAGGGGCTACAGGCGGACAAGGCTTTTACGGCGCTGTGTTGCAGGCTTTGGAACCGGACCCCGAGCATACACCGCTTGGAGACACTCCCTACAGATTATCGGATATGTTGCGTGACCGGCTGACAGCCTTTACAGAGCGGTTGGATCGTTGGCGGGAAGAGGCGAGACAAGGCTCTTTGGCCGATTTAATCTGGAACATCTACCGGGAAACCGGCTACTACGATTTGGTAGGCGGCATGCCGGGGGGGATTCAACGGCAAGCGAATTTGAGAGCCCTCTATGACCGCTCGCGTCAATATGAGGCGACATCGTTCAGAGGGCTGTTCCGTTTTTTGCGGTTTATTGAGCGGATGCAGGACGGCGGGGGAGATTTGGGCGCGGCGCGTGCGCTTGGGGAGCAGGAAGACGTGGTCCGGATTATGTCCATTCACAAAAGCAAAGGGCTTGAGTTCCCCGTCGTCTTTGTGGCGGGTTTATCCAAGGCTTTCAACCAGTCGGATCTCAAGAGTAATTTCCTGTTGCACAAAAAACTTGGCTTCGGTCCTAAATTTGTGGATACCGCGCTGAGGCTCAGTTATCCAACGTTGCCTAATCTGGCGATTAAGCGGAGTATGCGTATGGAAATGCTCGCCGAAGAAATGCGCGTGCTCTATGTGGCACTGACGCGTCCCAAAGAAAAGCTATATTTGGTCTCCGCGGTGAAAGATTTGGAGAAACAGATGGCCAAGTGGAGCGCCGCGATGGAAGCGACAGATTGGTCCCTTCCGGAACCGATGCTGGCACGCGCCAGGTCTTATTTGGATTGGCTGGGCCCCGCTCTGATGAGACATCCCGCTTCCATTACGCTAAAACAGGAATGGGGTCTGGCTGTGCATACACCGGTCCTGATGGCGGAAGAACCCTCCCGTTTCCGGATCCATGTGCTTTCGGGCGGAATACAGGCTGATTTGGAAGCGGCCGCCGGTTCAGAAGGTGAAGGGGAGCGGGAAGTTTTGTTGTCATATCTGCAACAAGCCGTACCCCTGCAGAAGGTATCGGAAACGGAGGATAAGCTAGAAAGTCAAGTATCCTCACGCTTAAACTGGCAATACCCTGACGCGGAAGCCACCGGGTATTTTACCAAGACGACAGTAACGGAGATGAAACGTCTGAAGACATGGATGCCGTCGGAAGAGGAAGCGGAGGCTTTGCCGGTTGGACCGGCAGCGGCCAGTAACTCGGAAAGCGCGCAAAGCTCGTGGATTCGAAGACCGAGGTTCTTGGAGGCGCGTAAGCTCACGCCGGCAGAAAGGGGAATCGCTTATCATGCGGTGATGCAGCAGCTGCCGTTGTCCGCGGATATCGATCACGAAGTCATCCTTAATGAAATTGCGGCTATGGTGGAACGTGAGCAGCTGACAGAAGAGCAGAGTAATGTGATTGACGCAGCCGTCGTCAGCGACTTCTTCCGAAGTCCCCTGGGACAAGCGCTTTGCCGAAGCCCGCGGGTGCAAAGGGAAATTCCGTTCAGCCGAATATTGGAGGCGCGCCGCGTGTATCCAGACGCGATCGATACGTCTTCCGCAAACGAGAATATTTTGATCCAAGGTGTGATAGATTGTGTATTTGAGAAAGAAGACGGCGGACTTGTTTTGCTAGATTACAAGACGGACTCTCTTCATGGTGGCGACGGGCAGGCGGCCTCAGAGCGTTATCAAGTGCAACTGGACTTGTATGCTGAAGCCGTGGAACAAATCTGGAAGAGACCTGTGACGGAAATGTATCTCTTTTTCTTTGACGGGGCACGGATTGTCGAGATGTCAAAAAGTTCGGATGGAAGCGGGGCGGTTTAA